A genomic stretch from Haloarcula laminariae includes:
- a CDS encoding Cdc6/Cdc18 family protein: MDSPFDDPGKIFADKRPFDEGYTPETILCRDEEISRYSEALQDVVEGFGPNNVFIYGQTGNGKTVVTKKMMGFLREETAQHDIPLTILEVNCNKDDSIFNVLISLINQLRPPDDQVPEQGPTKGFLWSTLYEELDQLDGDAVVVLDEIDMLGADNDKLLYEFPRARKMGSLEDTRVGVIGISNNHMFKDSLDPRVKSTLCEYEIFFSPYDANELTEILDHYAELVFREGTIDEGVIELCAARAAQEQGDAREALDLLETAGNIARKQDATQVTQAHVEEAGSRVEEQRVLTIVRDQLTSQMKLALLATTFLNLDDESSPRAKNIYNVYENICSVCGYEPRSKRRVNDFLDSIRLYGLLERNERNLGRAGGRSYIHTLEVSPELVFEGLKYDQEGAESMLERYDLVPDPEDADQARLTAYM; encoded by the coding sequence ATGGATTCGCCGTTCGACGACCCGGGAAAAATCTTCGCCGATAAACGTCCCTTCGACGAAGGGTATACGCCGGAAACGATTCTTTGCCGAGATGAGGAAATCAGTCGCTACTCCGAAGCACTCCAGGACGTTGTTGAGGGATTCGGTCCGAACAACGTTTTCATCTATGGGCAGACGGGCAACGGCAAGACCGTCGTCACGAAGAAGATGATGGGTTTTCTCCGCGAGGAAACCGCACAACACGATATCCCACTCACAATTCTGGAGGTCAACTGCAACAAGGACGATAGCATCTTCAACGTCCTCATCTCGCTTATCAACCAGCTTCGGCCGCCAGATGATCAGGTTCCCGAACAGGGCCCGACGAAGGGCTTTCTCTGGTCGACGCTGTATGAGGAACTCGACCAGCTCGATGGCGACGCGGTCGTCGTCCTGGACGAAATCGATATGCTCGGTGCCGACAACGACAAACTCCTCTATGAGTTTCCTCGGGCGCGGAAAATGGGTTCGCTCGAAGACACTCGTGTTGGCGTGATTGGCATCTCGAACAACCACATGTTCAAGGACTCATTGGATCCTCGCGTCAAGAGCACGCTCTGTGAGTACGAAATCTTCTTTTCGCCCTACGACGCCAACGAGCTGACCGAGATTCTCGACCACTACGCCGAACTCGTGTTCCGTGAGGGGACAATCGATGAGGGAGTCATCGAACTCTGTGCGGCCCGGGCTGCCCAGGAACAAGGTGACGCTCGCGAAGCTCTCGATCTTCTGGAAACAGCTGGGAATATCGCTCGGAAACAAGACGCAACGCAGGTCACACAGGCACATGTCGAAGAGGCTGGCAGCCGTGTCGAGGAACAGCGCGTCCTCACCATCGTTCGCGACCAGCTCACCTCCCAAATGAAACTTGCCTTGCTCGCGACGACGTTCCTCAATCTTGATGACGAATCTTCGCCACGAGCGAAGAACATCTACAACGTCTATGAGAACATTTGTTCGGTCTGTGGCTACGAACCCCGTTCGAAGCGTCGCGTGAACGACTTCCTCGATTCGATTCGTCTGTATGGCCTGCTCGAGCGCAACGAACGCAATCTTGGCCGTGCAGGTGGACGCTCATACATTCATACGCTGGAAGTCTCGCCCGAACTCGTCTTCGAGGGGCTGAAATACGATCAGGAAGGCGCCGAATCGATGCTCGAGCGCTATGATCTCGTTCCGGATCCTGAGGATGCAGACCAAGCACGACTGACTGCATATATGTAA
- a CDS encoding PQQ-binding-like beta-propeller repeat protein, with protein MDSSRRRNFLKASISGTVLGLSGCLGILGEDSADTNEDSSDADEDAIDTAEDSSDANGGSGDMGGAPMFRYDTANTGSRPSETGPKTSVTKQWAFQTRSKVRSSPAVVDGTVYVGSGAGSVYALSATDGTEQWEYDSISPLNSSPAVVDGTVYIGSTDGSVYALSAADGTEQWAYETGDRVYSSPAVVDGTVYVGSLDDSVYALSAADGTEQWAYETGSSVHASPAVVDGTVYIGSADQSVYALSAADGAEQWAYETGDDVVSSPAVVDGTVYIGSYDHSVYALSAADGTEQWAYDIGDAVYSSPAVADGTVYVGSFDHSVYALSAADGTEQWAYETGDEVRSSPTVVDGTVYVGSDDGSVYALSAADGTEQWAHQTGDVVRSSPTVVDRMVYIWSDHIYALSER; from the coding sequence ATGGATTCGTCGCGTCGTCGGAATTTTCTCAAAGCTTCGATATCGGGCACAGTGCTGGGTCTTTCAGGCTGTCTTGGTATACTTGGGGAAGACTCAGCCGATACTAACGAAGATTCGAGTGATGCTGACGAAGATGCAATTGACACTGCCGAAGACTCCAGCGATGCTAACGGCGGTTCAGGCGATATGGGCGGAGCCCCCATGTTCAGGTATGACACCGCGAACACGGGCTCTCGCCCGAGTGAAACCGGCCCCAAAACGTCAGTCACCAAGCAATGGGCCTTCCAGACTAGGAGCAAGGTGCGGTCATCGCCAGCAGTCGTTGATGGGACGGTCTACGTCGGAAGTGGCGCCGGCAGTGTGTATGCGTTGTCGGCAACCGATGGGACCGAACAATGGGAATATGACTCCATAAGCCCGTTAAATTCGTCGCCGGCAGTGGTTGACGGGACGGTCTACATCGGGAGTACCGACGGGAGTGTGTACGCATTGTCGGCAGCCGACGGAACCGAGCAGTGGGCATATGAGACCGGGGACCGGGTGTATTCATCGCCAGCAGTCGTTGATGGGACGGTCTATGTCGGTAGCCTCGACGACAGTGTGTATGCGTTGTCGGCAGCCGATGGGACCGAGCAATGGGCATATGAGACTGGGAGCTCGGTGCATGCGTCGCCGGCAGTGGTGGATGGGACAGTTTACATTGGGAGTGCCGACCAAAGCGTGTACGCGTTGTCGGCAGCCGATGGAGCCGAGCAATGGGCATATGAGACTGGTGACGATGTGGTTTCGTCGCCGGCAGTAGTTGACGGGACGGTCTACATTGGGAGTTACGACCACAGCGTGTATGCGTTATCGGCAGCCGACGGGACCGAGCAATGGGCATATGATATCGGGGACGCGGTGTATTCCTCACCGGCAGTGGCGGATGGGACCGTCTACGTCGGAAGTTTCGACCACAGCGTGTATGCGTTGTCGGCAGCCGATGGAACCGAGCAATGGGCATATGAGACTGGGGACGAGGTACGGTCGTCGCCGACAGTGGTGGATGGGACAGTCTACGTCGGGAGTGACGACGGCAGCGTGTACGCGTTGTCGGCAGCCGATGGAACCGAGCAATGGGCACATCAGACAGGGGACGTTGTGCGATCATCGCCGACAGTGGTGGATAGGATGGTGTACATCTGGAGTGATCACATATACGCGTTGTCGGAGCGGTAG
- a CDS encoding zinc-ribbon domain-containing protein, with the protein MTHDTPDGTDERRLWCDHCQLSVAPSTDGDEPICPACGGEF; encoded by the coding sequence ATGACCCACGACACACCAGACGGTACCGACGAGCGTCGGCTGTGGTGTGACCACTGTCAGCTCAGCGTGGCGCCGTCGACGGACGGTGACGAGCCCATCTGTCCGGCCTGTGGCGGCGAATTCTGA
- a CDS encoding DUF429 domain-containing protein produces the protein MSSNSKAVVGVDACPAGWFATILDDDSISTAVFDEFENLCTTYDATRILVDIPIGYPTEARRRCDLAAREELGSRGNSVFFPPCQSALDCEDYEAANAKHRNQLGNGLSRQAYSIGDKIREVNRVVGQEYDSTIRESHPELCFAELNGQPIAYSKSSQRGQGLRMKLLSDALDTPRRHYNEACTDYYRKDVRRDDILDSMVLATAAQKELTTIPAKPASDEPRIYYPDFDVDIEEWEE, from the coding sequence ATGAGCAGCAATAGCAAAGCTGTCGTCGGCGTCGATGCGTGTCCGGCTGGGTGGTTCGCAACAATCCTTGATGACGATAGTATCAGTACAGCGGTCTTCGACGAATTCGAGAATCTCTGTACGACCTACGATGCCACACGGATTCTTGTCGATATCCCCATCGGCTACCCAACTGAAGCACGGCGCCGCTGTGATCTCGCTGCCCGTGAGGAACTTGGCAGTCGCGGGAACTCGGTCTTCTTCCCACCATGCCAGAGTGCACTGGACTGCGAGGACTATGAGGCTGCGAACGCTAAGCACCGGAATCAGCTCGGGAATGGCCTCTCAAGGCAGGCCTACAGCATCGGCGACAAAATCCGTGAAGTCAACCGCGTCGTGGGGCAAGAGTATGACAGCACGATTCGAGAGAGCCATCCAGAACTCTGCTTTGCTGAACTCAACGGCCAACCAATCGCCTACTCGAAATCGTCACAGCGGGGTCAAGGCCTCCGAATGAAGTTGCTCAGCGATGCACTCGATACGCCGAGAAGGCACTACAATGAAGCATGTACGGATTACTATCGGAAAGATGTCCGTCGTGATGATATTCTTGATTCGATGGTACTCGCTACGGCGGCCCAGAAAGAGCTCACGACTATCCCAGCGAAGCCAGCATCCGATGAACCAAGAATCTATTACCCAGATTTTGATGTCGACATCGAAGAGTGGGAGGAATAG
- a CDS encoding restriction endonuclease, protein MSTDDLSIWETDALLSALIALDPQRFEEFIAELWIRRGWDTEVTVGSNDMGIDIKATKSFPYRRKALIQAKKYAHGNRVSGPEVQKYASLKQRNGVDEVIIVTTSGFTKQAIELKQKFNLKFIDGEQLIHLVRESDSGDLLIQFTDILTSCPSCDAAIDEEDKYCMQCGEELDPHRVPKIEAQRKQQTRIPQGDQSTQSTEDARALTIKARGRTLRVDDGETLGNQLRSFLTADGISDSTAERIHREHIGFQKSNGHFYVHQLGPNSVKVNGNPIDNKQWVEINPGDKISLSGVIGLEVTGYKF, encoded by the coding sequence ATGTCTACTGACGACCTCTCCATCTGGGAGACAGATGCTCTTCTCTCAGCATTGATTGCGCTCGATCCTCAGCGTTTCGAGGAGTTCATTGCCGAATTATGGATTCGCCGTGGCTGGGACACGGAGGTGACGGTCGGATCAAACGATATGGGTATCGATATCAAGGCGACCAAGTCGTTCCCCTACAGGAGGAAAGCGCTCATTCAAGCGAAGAAGTATGCACATGGCAACCGGGTTTCCGGACCGGAGGTCCAGAAATATGCATCACTCAAGCAGCGAAACGGCGTCGATGAAGTCATTATCGTGACCACGAGCGGGTTCACAAAGCAGGCTATCGAACTCAAACAGAAGTTCAACCTGAAATTCATCGACGGGGAACAGCTGATTCATCTGGTGCGAGAGAGCGATTCCGGAGATCTACTTATCCAGTTCACAGATATACTGACCAGTTGTCCTTCCTGTGACGCAGCAATCGATGAGGAGGACAAATATTGCATGCAGTGTGGCGAAGAGTTGGACCCCCACCGTGTTCCAAAAATCGAGGCCCAACGGAAGCAACAGACGCGCATTCCGCAGGGTGACCAGTCAACACAATCAACCGAAGATGCACGGGCACTCACGATTAAGGCACGGGGACGGACACTGCGCGTAGACGATGGAGAAACCCTTGGCAATCAACTGCGTTCGTTCCTTACTGCGGATGGAATATCCGACTCAACAGCCGAACGTATCCATCGAGAACACATTGGATTTCAGAAATCCAACGGCCATTTTTATGTCCATCAGCTCGGGCCGAATTCAGTGAAAGTCAACGGCAATCCGATTGATAACAAGCAGTGGGTCGAAATCAATCCGGGTGACAAAATATCCCTTTCTGGAGTTATCGGCCTCGAAGTTACCGGTTATAAGTTCTGA
- a CDS encoding GIY-YIG nuclease family protein codes for MEISTLAQEFNFVDTVTLEENESGQIDLKMPHSRYAKADEMPVHQYGWGPFCKFFADTTDYQQVSGVYVFTANYQIVYVGEAVDIHSRIQAGYSNISPRNCFEGGQQTNCRINNAILDVIRNQGQVALWASVTRDRKQREAELIDECDPQWNKERKAAEEEFRADSQAQQEYHGKYSPLKQYLRTVQGEEIEFTFAEIEEILSFSLPKSAHKFDAWWSNGSKSHSRAWLDAGWRVKDFTQSDQIVCFERL; via the coding sequence ATGGAGATATCTACGCTCGCTCAAGAGTTTAATTTCGTAGATACAGTCACACTTGAAGAAAACGAGAGTGGCCAGATTGACCTCAAAATGCCCCACTCTCGGTACGCGAAGGCGGATGAAATGCCAGTCCATCAGTACGGCTGGGGGCCTTTTTGCAAATTCTTTGCTGATACTACCGACTATCAACAGGTATCAGGCGTCTACGTCTTTACCGCAAATTACCAGATTGTATACGTCGGGGAGGCTGTAGATATCCACAGTCGTATCCAAGCTGGGTATTCGAATATCTCTCCCAGGAACTGCTTCGAAGGCGGGCAACAGACCAATTGCCGAATCAACAATGCGATTCTCGACGTTATCCGTAACCAGGGTCAGGTTGCACTTTGGGCGTCGGTTACCAGAGATAGAAAACAACGGGAAGCGGAACTAATCGACGAATGCGACCCACAGTGGAACAAGGAGAGAAAAGCAGCTGAGGAGGAATTTCGAGCGGATTCCCAGGCACAGCAAGAATACCACGGAAAATATTCACCGCTAAAACAGTATCTTCGTACAGTACAAGGCGAGGAGATTGAGTTCACCTTTGCCGAGATAGAGGAGATTCTCTCTTTCTCTCTTCCTAAGTCAGCACACAAATTCGATGCTTGGTGGTCAAACGGGAGTAAAAGCCACTCGCGCGCCTGGTTAGACGCAGGATGGAGGGTGAAAGATTTCACACAATCAGACCAAATCGTCTGTTTCGAACGCCTATAG
- a CDS encoding CRISPR-associated endoribonuclease Cas6 gives MRIELGLNAIADAEYDSAYHHKLRGRIWRGLKDSEQYDTVHETSHGVGFAFSNVFPWGHIEEGDRRYVRIASPRREVLDDLIAHFGRNRAFDIGQMRFEIADVSGHAPDVGEPGSTGLMDTGTGVFCAMGRERAQEYDIDTSKMDSGDAETKIFWRQKHGMGPLQDTIRRSLQQTHEQYGDTYYDGPAEVDAPLFESFEPIKDKVTYSIPFQPATEVNRTVILSKWQLGYRVRDETHRYHLNLALDAGIGQRREHGFGFLNLREQTPPRATNS, from the coding sequence GTGCGCATCGAGTTGGGACTTAACGCGATTGCTGACGCAGAATACGATTCTGCGTATCATCATAAACTTCGAGGACGCATTTGGCGCGGGCTCAAGGACTCGGAGCAGTATGATACTGTTCACGAGACGAGTCATGGTGTTGGCTTCGCCTTTTCGAACGTGTTCCCGTGGGGGCATATCGAGGAAGGCGATCGCCGATACGTCCGCATCGCGTCCCCCCGCCGGGAAGTCCTTGATGACCTCATCGCCCACTTTGGAAGGAACCGAGCGTTCGACATCGGACAGATGCGGTTCGAAATCGCAGATGTAAGCGGCCATGCACCGGACGTTGGTGAGCCCGGTTCGACGGGACTCATGGATACGGGAACGGGCGTGTTCTGTGCCATGGGTCGTGAGCGTGCTCAGGAGTACGACATCGACACGTCGAAAATGGATTCAGGTGACGCAGAGACCAAGATCTTCTGGCGACAGAAACATGGGATGGGTCCGCTCCAAGACACCATCCGACGGTCCCTTCAGCAGACCCACGAACAATACGGTGACACGTATTATGATGGGCCAGCGGAGGTTGATGCCCCTCTCTTCGAGAGTTTCGAACCGATCAAAGACAAGGTAACCTACTCGATACCCTTCCAGCCTGCTACGGAGGTTAATCGGACAGTCATCCTCTCGAAGTGGCAGCTTGGCTATCGGGTGCGAGACGAGACTCATCGCTACCATCTGAATCTCGCACTTGATGCAGGGATTGGACAGCGTCGTGAGCATGGCTTTGGCTTCCTGAATCTTCGAGAACAGACCCCACCACGAGCGACCAACTCATGA
- the cas8b gene encoding type I-B CRISPR-associated protein Cas8b/Csh1 — translation MSDRPTPDDFQRALDSYWHGRPPASLEDVMALYGVLAVAASGGSLYTTPSKLDPFVDDGRLITVSIDLTSDTAEIVDVDQDVLREDAIPKLGYSHKSSGRGAKYSLTQIGSKNGNDAEGVSSTILGRLRSWTEQDSVQSVTSDDGHPDGWLLEALASVFEKDSESLESLETELLDRLPADESLPYVMTVRLKLDPAEIESIDGTNEAWYYPADVGVLEEAMQRYATANAADKNIKKGASEGHAVGVVSGTEGRVVGTPESPLGIFSVKHPDAQPGLRKTESWRNYPVSDDVAMLFAKGQDLIERCVYRNGGMETYALPYFAGEITGEKADALYLALDSVDPEGQIGDSADPPMAQVTFHLTENDDPAIQQLAEEELRFYTITMPIGDDKHIIAEEPAASVYWPTTIAESLRETIEGPTLTPAKGGFEPFDNWPLLQLDSTDTMRARRLAYTLVTNHEFTDAVFAYRDEEGDDFRRIVDHRLLSGTPIDAHPLFEEYLQRYRDAAEGGEIPPQQLVAQQLVHLETLSRAGLLRGLDTQIDPTDATMTEPTIDTSDIESIREQRLDLFLDRPLFDDTTRKAATLAGVLVGQISWHQDSVRNVGRPLDSGTKGDQLTKNGLENVLTAALEKAKLYAQDSDQSYHRDLLFPETVDRLLEKTEEMPTDWDIDKRELRFCYVLGHAHGRRSMPVAYEMYDDGDTDTEDATAAESTAN, via the coding sequence ATGAGCGACCGACCAACGCCCGACGACTTCCAACGTGCGCTGGATAGCTATTGGCACGGCCGTCCGCCAGCCAGTCTGGAGGATGTGATGGCACTCTACGGTGTGCTGGCAGTCGCTGCAAGTGGTGGTTCCCTCTATACGACGCCGAGTAAGCTCGACCCGTTCGTCGACGACGGTCGCCTAATCACCGTCTCTATCGACTTGACGAGTGATACAGCAGAGATTGTCGATGTAGACCAAGATGTCCTTCGTGAGGACGCTATCCCGAAGCTTGGCTATTCCCACAAGTCGTCTGGACGAGGGGCGAAATATAGCCTCACACAAATCGGCTCAAAAAACGGAAACGATGCCGAAGGTGTTAGCAGCACAATTCTTGGTCGTCTCCGCTCGTGGACGGAGCAAGACAGTGTGCAGAGTGTGACTAGCGATGACGGGCATCCGGATGGATGGCTCCTCGAGGCGCTCGCATCGGTGTTCGAAAAAGACTCTGAGAGTCTAGAATCACTGGAGACAGAGCTTCTCGACCGTCTGCCGGCAGACGAATCGCTTCCATACGTGATGACGGTCCGGCTGAAACTCGACCCGGCGGAGATCGAGTCCATTGACGGAACCAATGAAGCGTGGTACTACCCCGCCGATGTCGGTGTTCTCGAAGAGGCGATGCAACGGTATGCGACTGCCAACGCAGCCGATAAGAACATCAAAAAGGGTGCCTCCGAAGGCCACGCTGTCGGGGTCGTGTCAGGAACCGAAGGCCGTGTCGTTGGCACCCCCGAAAGCCCGCTCGGCATCTTTTCGGTAAAGCATCCCGACGCACAGCCTGGTCTCCGCAAGACGGAGTCGTGGCGTAACTACCCGGTTAGCGACGATGTTGCCATGCTGTTTGCCAAGGGCCAGGACCTGATCGAGCGTTGTGTCTATCGAAACGGTGGCATGGAGACGTATGCACTTCCGTACTTCGCCGGCGAAATAACGGGTGAGAAAGCAGATGCGCTCTATCTGGCGCTTGATTCAGTTGACCCAGAGGGTCAGATTGGTGATTCTGCTGACCCGCCGATGGCACAGGTCACATTTCACCTTACTGAAAACGATGACCCAGCCATTCAGCAGCTGGCTGAAGAAGAGCTCCGGTTCTACACAATCACGATGCCAATCGGTGATGACAAGCATATCATCGCTGAGGAACCCGCGGCATCGGTCTATTGGCCAACGACGATTGCAGAGTCACTCCGAGAAACAATCGAGGGCCCGACGCTCACGCCAGCAAAAGGCGGGTTCGAACCCTTCGACAACTGGCCGTTGCTCCAACTCGATTCCACAGACACGATGCGTGCACGCCGGCTCGCGTACACGCTGGTGACGAATCATGAGTTTACCGACGCTGTGTTCGCGTATCGGGATGAAGAGGGCGATGACTTTCGCCGAATTGTTGACCATCGGCTTCTCTCTGGAACCCCGATAGACGCACACCCTCTGTTCGAGGAGTACCTCCAACGGTACCGCGATGCTGCAGAAGGTGGCGAGATTCCACCACAGCAACTTGTCGCACAACAGCTCGTCCACCTGGAGACGCTTTCACGGGCCGGACTCCTTCGAGGACTCGACACGCAAATCGACCCAACGGATGCTACGATGACAGAACCCACTATCGACACGAGCGACATTGAATCGATTCGCGAACAGCGATTAGACCTGTTCCTAGACAGGCCTCTGTTCGACGATACAACTCGGAAGGCAGCGACGTTAGCGGGCGTTCTCGTCGGCCAGATAAGCTGGCACCAGGATTCGGTTCGGAACGTCGGCCGACCACTCGATTCCGGCACCAAAGGCGATCAACTCACGAAGAACGGACTGGAGAACGTTCTGACTGCAGCGCTGGAGAAGGCGAAGCTCTATGCCCAAGATTCCGACCAGTCGTACCACCGTGACCTGCTCTTCCCAGAGACTGTCGATCGACTCCTGGAAAAGACCGAGGAGATGCCGACGGACTGGGATATTGATAAACGCGAACTTCGGTTCTGTTACGTCCTGGGGCATGCCCACGGTCGACGGTCGATGCCAGTTGCATATGAGATGTACGACGATGGTGACACAGATACCGAAGACGCTACCGCTGCAGAGAGTACCGCGAACTAA